From Aneurinibacillus sp. REN35, a single genomic window includes:
- a CDS encoding sigma-54-dependent transcriptional regulator yields the protein MKPHVLILDDERAICTSLSFALEDLYTIATSTDPVDGLRMLDNQPFDLVLLDLRLGSSSGIDILRQIKQAHPSMTVIMMTAYASIESSIEAIKLGAYYYIEKPINTEELQLLMMKALEHKQLASQVESLHAQLQQTKGKKDFIGKSKAIKQVFSMIERVKDIDSNVLITGESGTGKELVASAIHHTGRRQDGPLETVNCAAIPETLLESELFGYEKGAFTGATQRKEGKWEAANGGTLFLDEISEMPLSLQAKILRVLQEREVTPLGSNRKIPLDVRIVSATNKQLEQMVAEGTFREDLYFRLNVIPILIPPLREREEDLALLLEYFLHKYCKEMDKEPKSLSTAARRLLLTYSYPGNVRQLGNIVEYAVALSPTSIITKDDLPEYVQQHSPVHSITPANDDELVSDLYIDIPIGTPMKEIEKRVIAATLHHYNWHRQETARILQISERSLRDKIKLYDIQQM from the coding sequence ATGAAACCGCACGTACTCATTCTTGATGATGAACGCGCCATCTGTACCTCACTCAGCTTCGCGCTTGAGGATCTCTATACCATTGCGACTTCTACCGATCCAGTTGACGGGCTGCGCATGCTAGATAATCAGCCCTTCGATCTTGTGTTGCTTGATTTACGTTTAGGCTCAAGCAGCGGGATTGATATATTGCGCCAAATAAAACAGGCTCATCCGTCCATGACAGTGATCATGATGACAGCGTATGCCTCCATCGAATCTTCTATTGAAGCCATTAAACTTGGTGCGTATTACTACATCGAAAAGCCAATCAACACCGAAGAATTACAGCTATTAATGATGAAGGCACTTGAACATAAACAACTGGCTTCTCAGGTCGAATCCCTGCATGCACAGCTTCAGCAAACAAAGGGAAAAAAAGACTTTATAGGCAAAAGCAAAGCAATAAAACAGGTGTTCTCTATGATTGAACGGGTAAAGGATATTGATTCTAACGTATTAATCACCGGAGAAAGCGGAACCGGTAAGGAATTGGTCGCCTCTGCCATTCACCATACAGGAAGACGGCAGGACGGTCCGCTAGAAACAGTAAATTGTGCTGCGATTCCTGAGACGCTTCTGGAAAGTGAGTTGTTCGGTTATGAAAAAGGGGCTTTTACCGGAGCAACACAGCGCAAGGAAGGAAAATGGGAAGCTGCAAACGGTGGAACGCTTTTTCTTGATGAAATCAGTGAGATGCCATTGTCTCTACAGGCAAAAATTCTGCGCGTGCTTCAAGAACGCGAGGTTACGCCGCTTGGCTCCAATCGAAAAATCCCCCTTGATGTGCGAATCGTCAGCGCTACAAACAAACAACTCGAGCAGATGGTAGCTGAGGGAACGTTTCGTGAAGACTTATATTTTAGGCTAAATGTCATTCCGATCTTGATTCCTCCACTGCGGGAAAGGGAGGAAGATTTAGCGCTATTGCTTGAATATTTCCTGCACAAATACTGTAAGGAAATGGACAAGGAACCTAAATCCTTATCCACTGCCGCGCGTCGTCTTTTGCTCACATATAGTTATCCGGGCAATGTTCGCCAGCTTGGCAATATCGTGGAGTATGCCGTTGCGCTCTCTCCTACCTCTATTATTACAAAGGATGACCTTCCGGAGTATGTACAGCAGCATAGCCCTGTTCACTCCATCACGCCTGCAAATGATGACGAGCTTGTTTCTGATCTCTATATCGATATTCCCATCGGCACCCCTATGAA